The Amycolatopsis umgeniensis DNA segment TGAACGGGTGGGCACAGAACAGGCCGTCGCGGACGCCGATGCCGAACTCCGCGGCCAGTCTCGTGGACACGGTGCGCGTCTCGACACCATCGACTGTGAAGGACACGATGCCCAGCCTGTCCGGCCAGCGTCCACCCGCACCCAGCACACGGACGGCAGGGATTTCCGCCAAGCCGTCGTGCAACCGGGTCATCAAAGTGACCTCTTCGGACTGGATGGTGTCCAGGTCCGCCGTCGCGAGGGCGTCGCACGCGGCGGCGAGGGCCACCGCGCCGATGACGTTCGGGGAGCCCGCCTCGTGGCGCGCGGCACCCGTCGCCCAGTCGACCTGGCCGGGTGCGTCGCCGACGTGCGCGGTGGCCCCGCCACCCGCGAGGTACGGCCGCGCGCCGTCCAGCCAGTCGGGCCTACCCGCGAGCACGCCGGTTCCGAACGGGGCGTACAGCTTGTGGCCGGAGAAAGCCACGTAGTCGAGGCCGAGGGCGGCGATGTCGATCCGCCGGTGTGGTGCGAGCTGGGCGGCGTCCACCGCGATGCGGGCGCCGAAGCGGCGGGCGGTGGCGGCGAGTTCGGCCAGCGGCCAGACCTCACCGGTCACATTGGACGCCCCGGTGACGGCCAGCAGCGCCGGACGCCAGGTGCCCAGCCCGGTGAGCGTCTCCGCGACGGCCGAAACCGCCTCCTGCGGCGACGAAGGTGCCGGAAGCCGGACGACTTCGTTCCAGGGCAAGAGGTTCGCGTGGTGTTCGCCTTCGAACGTGATGGCGACGGTGTCCTGCGGCACGACATGCGCGAGCAGGTTCAGAGCGTCGGTGGTGTTGCGGGTGAACACCACTTCGTCGTCCGGGCGGCAGCCGAGGAACGTGGTGACGGACTCGCGGGCCCGCTCGTACTTTTCCGTGCACAGCTGGGAAAGCGCGCCCGCGCCCCGATGCACGCTCGCGTAGTACGGGAGCAGCTCCCCCACCACGTCGGCCACCTCGCGCAGGCACGGCGCGCTCGCCGCGTAGTCCAGGTTGGCGTAGGCGATCTTCGTCCCGTCGGACAATCCCACCTTGACGTCAGAGCCCAGCACGCCCAGCGTGTTCCCACCCATCACGAAGCTCCTCCGCCGACCGGACCATCTGCTTCCACCCATGATCGCAGTGCTTTCACGGGGCGAACATCTCCTGCGCTGCCACGGACTACGAAAAAGTCCATGGTGAAGTAGCGATCGCGCATCCGTTCTGCTCGAACCGCGAGGGACGGCGCGAGACGAGCGTGCGCAGATCGCGCCGGACGGGCATCGCGACCGGACCCAGCCTGCGTTCCCAGTCCGCCACCGGCCGCGTGCCCAGCGCCTTGGTGATCGCGTCCGGCAGTTCTTCTTGCGAAGGAACGGGAATGTCCAGGAGCGAGCACAGCGCGGCGACGTACTCGGTCACGATCGCGAGCAGGCCGTCGGCCGCCGTGAAGACACCGTCGACGGCGACGGGCGACGGCTCGCGCAGCAGCGCGTCCGCCGCGCCGAGCAGCGACGTTGTGACCTCGCCGCCCCGGCCGAAGCGCTGCCGTGCCACCAGTGCGGCCAGGATCCCTTCCGCCGAAACGAATCCGCCCGCGATGTCCACCATGATCATCAACGTCGGCCGCGGCGGAGCGCCTGCCGGGGTCAGTGCGTCCGCGAGCCCGGAATACGCCTGGACCATGTAGTCCGTGCCCGCGGGCGGGTTCTCCCCCAGCGCGTCGCCCCAGCCGGACGCGGTCGCGTACACCAGCCCGGGGTTCACCGCGTGCATCGTGGCCGCGTCCAGGCCGAGCTCGACGTCCTTGCCCGGCGCCCAGTTGTGCAGGAAGACATCGGCGTCACGGACCAGGTCCAGCACCTCGGCGCGCCCGGACGGCTGTTTGAAGTCGATCTCGGCGATGCGCTTGCCGTCGTTGAGCACGCGGAACTTCGCCGAGCAGTCACCCGCCATCGGCGGCATGCCCCGCAAGGGATCACCGCCCGGCGGCTCGATCCGGGTGACGGTCGCGCCGAGCAATGACAGCAGCCGGGTGGCCATCGGGCCCTGCACCCGGCGGGTCGACTCGACGATGCGGATCCCGGCGAGCGGCAGTCCTGCGTCGGCGCCGGGTCCGGGCGGCGCTGCCCGGCCTGCCCGGAACGACCACGGTGGCGAACCCGCGTCGGGATCGGCGCGCCGCTCTTCCACTGTCCTAACCGGACAGATGTGCATCGACGTCGACTCGGCGATCGAGCGGATCTCCTCGAACGAGCGAGACTCGGCAGCCTCGTGCAGTTCGCGCGGAAGCGACACCGACGCGCGTTCGTAGCGGAGCAGGAACGGCCGCCATCCTTGTCCGACCGCGCGTTCCGGCGCTCCCAGCGAAGCCCAGAATCCCTGCCAGGCCTCGCTGCTGAAGGCCTCGACCTCGAAGGCGACCCCGTCGGCCGAAACGAACGGCGGCCGTGCTGTCGACGGAATACCGTCAGGACCCTCGGGATCCTCGTCCGCGGTGGCGGCGGCGATGTACTGCGCGACCGCCATCATCGCGACACGGTCCGCGCTCATCTCGATCCGCGACACCGGGTTTCCACGCAGCTGAGCCAAAGTCGCGGCCAGCACACCTTGGACGGCGGCCATTCCCGTGAGCACCGAAACGTAGTCGACACCCAGCGGCCGCGGCTGCGCTTCGGACCGGCCGTGCAGTGCCATGATCCCGAAGTCGGCCTGCAGGAGGTTCTCCGGGAACGGTCCGAGCAGGCCGGCCTCGACCGAGACACCCGGCCCGCTCAGGCTCAAGACGCCGGGGCGCGCGGCACCGACGTCGGCGTCCAGCATCCGCAGCCTGTCGAGAGCCGTCTCGACGGCCGAGCCGGATCCGGCGCTCAGGACGCGGAACCCGTTCAGAGGAGAGGAAAAGGACACGGTGTACCTCCGGGTACGACTACGGAAACGGCCTGGCGTCCGCGGGCGGCGGACGCCAGGCCGGAGGGTCCGATGGCGAAGGACTACACCGGGACCGATTCCTCACGCGGCCGCGGCAGCGTGGCCGCCTTACGGGCGGCGCGGCGCTTGATGAGCCGCTCACCCCAGTTCATCAGCGGCCTTTCGAGCAGGTAGTACGAGATCGTCGAAAGGATGATCGTGCCGACCAGGGTGACCAGTTGCAGTTCCCAGAACCCGGTGCCGGCGCGGATCAACATCAACGGCATCGGTTCCCCGTTGAAATAGGCGTTCGGCTTCTGCAGGTAGAAGTGCATCACCGCGAACTGCCACAGGTAGACCCCGTAGGAGATCTTGCCGATGAACAGGATCACCCGGTTGGTGAACACCGCGCGGATCAGGCGCGATTCGGGTCCGGGCGCGACCATCGCCAGCAGCAATGTCGCCGAGAGAATCGCCAAGAGTCCGTAGAAGATCCCGAGCGCGGTGAGACTGTAGTAATCGTCCATGCCGATTTCACTGCCGGGACGGGCACAGTTGATCAGCAGGCAGGTCAGCGCGATGCCCAGGAACAGAACGCGGTGGCGGCCGGCGAAGGCGAGCAGCTTGGGCGCCTCCTTCGGCGACGCTTTCTGCAGCTCCAGCCAGATCGCGATGACCATGCCGATCGCGACCTCCGGCATCAGGCCCATCGGGTACCAGAACAGCGCGCGGGTGCCGAGGCCGTTCATCTGCGAGTACAGCAGCCAGGCGATACCGGCCGCGAACAGCACCGGCACGGGCAGCATCATCCGGTACGCGCGTGCCCGCGCGGTCTGGCCGCGGGAGGCGAACTTGAAGGTCGCCCAGGCGAGCAGCGGAAGCAGGAGGTAGAACTGCGCCATGTCCGGCACGGTCCACGTGATCTCCATGCCGTTGCTCCAGCCGTCCCAGTCGTAGATGTGCAGGAGCAGCATCGGACGGAGGACGTCCCACAGGTTGTCGATCTGCTGGAGGTTCAGCGCGACCAGCACCACGAAGTACATCACGTAGTACGCGGGGAGCAGGCGCAGCACACGGCGGATGACCGTGCCTTCGCGTTTGCGCGGGGTGCCGTTGATGATCGACTTCGCGAACCCCTGATAGACGAACATGCCCGTGAGCACGAAGAAAACGCCCGCGAAGATCTGCAGACCGCCGGTGAAGAATCCGCCGACCGCGCTGGTCGAAGCGATCGTGCCGCCGAGTTCCTTGGTGCCCAGCACTCCCGCGATCATCGCGACGTGCGTGAAGAGCAGTGCCAGCGCGCAAACCCCGCGCAAGCCGTCGACGGCGAGATAGCGTTGTTTGGCGGGCTTTTCCGCGGCTGCGGGCGGCCCGCCTTTCCGCGTTGTGGTAACGCTCATTTGTGCGTCCTTTCTCCCAAAAGCTATGGGGTGAACCGCGCTCGAGCTTTTCCACGCCACGCGGCGGAACCCAGACCGATATCCGTCTGCCCTGCTAGCTTCGCACCGTCGTATGGGCCCCGTCTTATCCCATTCTGCGACCCTTTTTCGGGCTTACGTGGCGTGCTCGTGTTGTGACAGGTGACGCCGTTCCTGGTCGGGGCTGAAGGTTCAGACCCGAGTGGAGCGGGATGGCCGGATCACTCGTGATCGAGCGGCGATCACGCGTGATTGGAGCCGGATCACGCGTGATCGGCGACGTTTCACGGAGTTCGCCTTCTGATCACGCGAGATCCGTCTCCAATCACACGAATCACGCCTCGCTCACCTTGGGTTCAGGGCCGCACCAGCCCTTACTGGGACGTCGCGAAAGCCACTTTCGGGACATCAGACGTCCCGAAAGTGGCTTTCGCGACACGGCCGCTCGGCATCGGACGTGGCTGTCGCGCCTCAGGCGGCTTCTTCCTCCAGCCGTCGCGCGATGTCCGCCCGCAGGACCTTCTTGTCGATCTTCCCGATCGGGGTGCGCGGCATCGCGTCGACGATCACCAGCCGCTCCGGCAGTTTGAACCGGGCGACCCCCGCCGTCTCCATGACGTCGATGACGTCCCGCAGTTCGACCGAAGTGCCGGGCGTCGGGACGACGTAGAGGCAGCCGCGCTCACCCAGTACCGGATCCGGCATCGCGACCGAGGCCGCCATCTCCACCGAATCCAGTTGGTAGGCGAAGGATTCGACCTCTTCGGCCGCGATCTTCTCGCCACCGCGGTTGATCACGTCCTTGGTGCGCCCTTCGA contains these protein-coding regions:
- a CDS encoding aminotransferase class V-fold PLP-dependent enzyme: MGGNTLGVLGSDVKVGLSDGTKIAYANLDYAASAPCLREVADVVGELLPYYASVHRGAGALSQLCTEKYERARESVTTFLGCRPDDEVVFTRNTTDALNLLAHVVPQDTVAITFEGEHHANLLPWNEVVRLPAPSSPQEAVSAVAETLTGLGTWRPALLAVTGASNVTGEVWPLAELAATARRFGARIAVDAAQLAPHRRIDIAALGLDYVAFSGHKLYAPFGTGVLAGRPDWLDGARPYLAGGGATAHVGDAPGQVDWATGAARHEAGSPNVIGAVALAAACDALATADLDTIQSEEVTLMTRLHDGLAEIPAVRVLGAGGRWPDRLGIVSFTVDGVETRTVSTRLAAEFGIGVRDGLFCAHPFTRRLLEQAGTTAPTAVRASIGIGTTEDHVDRLIAGIRTISGS
- a CDS encoding CoA transferase, whose amino-acid sequence is MSFSSPLNGFRVLSAGSGSAVETALDRLRMLDADVGAARPGVLSLSGPGVSVEAGLLGPFPENLLQADFGIMALHGRSEAQPRPLGVDYVSVLTGMAAVQGVLAATLAQLRGNPVSRIEMSADRVAMMAVAQYIAAATADEDPEGPDGIPSTARPPFVSADGVAFEVEAFSSEAWQGFWASLGAPERAVGQGWRPFLLRYERASVSLPRELHEAAESRSFEEIRSIAESTSMHICPVRTVEERRADPDAGSPPWSFRAGRAAPPGPGADAGLPLAGIRIVESTRRVQGPMATRLLSLLGATVTRIEPPGGDPLRGMPPMAGDCSAKFRVLNDGKRIAEIDFKQPSGRAEVLDLVRDADVFLHNWAPGKDVELGLDAATMHAVNPGLVYATASGWGDALGENPPAGTDYMVQAYSGLADALTPAGAPPRPTLMIMVDIAGGFVSAEGILAALVARQRFGRGGEVTTSLLGAADALLREPSPVAVDGVFTAADGLLAIVTEYVAALCSLLDIPVPSQEELPDAITKALGTRPVADWERRLGPVAMPVRRDLRTLVSRRPSRFEQNGCAIATSPWTFS
- a CDS encoding acyltransferase family protein, with the protein product MSVTTTRKGGPPAAAEKPAKQRYLAVDGLRGVCALALLFTHVAMIAGVLGTKELGGTIASTSAVGGFFTGGLQIFAGVFFVLTGMFVYQGFAKSIINGTPRKREGTVIRRVLRLLPAYYVMYFVVLVALNLQQIDNLWDVLRPMLLLHIYDWDGWSNGMEITWTVPDMAQFYLLLPLLAWATFKFASRGQTARARAYRMMLPVPVLFAAGIAWLLYSQMNGLGTRALFWYPMGLMPEVAIGMVIAIWLELQKASPKEAPKLLAFAGRHRVLFLGIALTCLLINCARPGSEIGMDDYYSLTALGIFYGLLAILSATLLLAMVAPGPESRLIRAVFTNRVILFIGKISYGVYLWQFAVMHFYLQKPNAYFNGEPMPLMLIRAGTGFWELQLVTLVGTIILSTISYYLLERPLMNWGERLIKRRAARKAATLPRPREESVPV